From Cellulosimicrobium sp. ES-005, one genomic window encodes:
- a CDS encoding pyroglutamyl-peptidase I, whose amino-acid sequence MTVVVSGFEPFDGAVENPSWETAARLAERGEALVGDRVVAVRLPVTFAGAWPVLDAAIREHDPEVVVALGLAGGASGVRLERVAVNVRDARIPDNAGAQPVDLPVAEGGPVGYWSTLPLKASLAAIRATGVPVAVSSTAGTYVCNDVFYALMHHWGAGPGRRAGFVHVPGADVVPIADQVAAVAAVVRHALLGSPEPALAAGSES is encoded by the coding sequence GTGACGGTCGTCGTCAGCGGGTTCGAGCCGTTCGACGGTGCCGTCGAGAACCCGTCGTGGGAGACCGCGGCGCGGCTCGCCGAGCGCGGGGAGGCGCTCGTCGGCGACCGGGTCGTCGCCGTCCGGCTCCCCGTGACGTTCGCCGGGGCGTGGCCGGTGCTCGACGCCGCGATCCGCGAGCACGACCCCGAGGTCGTCGTGGCGCTCGGCCTGGCGGGAGGTGCGTCGGGCGTGCGCCTCGAACGGGTCGCGGTCAACGTGCGCGACGCCCGGATCCCCGACAACGCGGGCGCGCAGCCCGTCGACCTGCCCGTCGCCGAGGGCGGGCCGGTCGGGTACTGGTCGACGCTCCCGCTCAAGGCGTCGCTCGCGGCGATCCGCGCGACGGGTGTTCCGGTGGCGGTGTCGAGCACCGCGGGGACCTATGTGTGCAACGACGTCTTCTACGCCCTCATGCATCACTGGGGTGCCGGGCCGGGTCGGCGCGCCGGCTTCGTCCACGTCCCCGGGGCCGACGTCGTCCCGATCGCGGACCAGGTCGCGGCCGTGGCCGCCGTCGTGCGGCACGCGCTCCTCGGTAGTCCCGAGCCGGCCCTCGCGGCCGGTTCGGAGAGCTGA
- the coaE gene encoding dephospho-CoA kinase — MFRIGLTGGIAAGKSVALARFAELGAVVVDYDALSRDAVAPGTVGLDEVVEAFGPDVLDDDGALDRAALGRVVFGDAAARERLNAIVHPEVRRLAAEREAAAGAADPRAVVVHDIPLLVETGDPARFHCVVVVHTPVDVRVSRLVEGRGLTEDEALARVAAQADDASRLAAADVTLDGSGSPEALRVQVDELWARVRAEVDAEVQAEIEEHEA, encoded by the coding sequence ATGTTTCGCATCGGCCTGACCGGAGGAATCGCGGCGGGGAAGTCCGTCGCGCTCGCACGCTTCGCCGAGCTCGGCGCCGTCGTCGTGGACTACGACGCGCTCTCGCGCGACGCGGTGGCGCCCGGGACGGTCGGCCTCGACGAGGTCGTCGAGGCGTTCGGGCCGGACGTCCTGGACGACGACGGCGCGCTCGACCGGGCCGCGCTCGGTCGGGTCGTGTTCGGCGACGCCGCCGCGCGCGAGCGTCTCAACGCGATCGTCCACCCGGAGGTGCGTCGGCTCGCGGCCGAGCGCGAGGCGGCCGCCGGTGCGGCCGACCCCCGGGCCGTCGTCGTGCACGACATCCCGCTCCTCGTCGAGACGGGCGACCCCGCCCGGTTCCACTGCGTCGTGGTCGTGCACACGCCCGTGGACGTGCGGGTGAGCCGGCTCGTCGAGGGACGCGGGCTGACCGAGGACGAGGCCCTCGCCCGCGTCGCCGCCCAGGCCGACGACGCGTCGCGCCTCGCCGCGGCGGACGTGACCCTCGACGGGTCCGGCTCCCCGGAGGCGCTGCGCGTGCAGGTCGACGAGCTCTGGGCGCGCGTGCGCGCGGAGGTCGACGCCGAGGTCCAGGCCGAGATCGAGGAGCACGAGGCGTGA
- a CDS encoding ABC transporter ATP-binding protein, whose product MSFPSPLPGSGGGRGMRSFRQDSSVASRRLHRGTIRRVLTFARPYRRQLAAFLVLISVDAAAGAATPLLFQRIIDDGITAGDVGVVVALSLVAAGLAVLSGALGVAQRWFSSRIGEGLIVDLRTAVFDHVQRMPLAFFSRTRTGALVQRLNGDVLGAQQAFTSTLSNVFSNLLTVVFVLAAMLSMSWQLTLLALTLLPAFVLPARWVGKRLAAITRESYELNAEAAQTMNERFNVAGAHLVKVFGDPARESSRFAAQAGRVRDIGVKQAMYGTVFRVGLTVVASVAVAIVYGLGGVMAISGTLTVGTVVALTAYLGRLYGPLTAMSNVQVDVMTALVSFERVLEVLDLEPTVTDAPDADDLADDVERHGASLELDGVTFRYPSASEVSLASLESVAVEGTDPTTDTLRDVTFSVPAGAMVALVGSSGAGKTTVSQLVTRMYDPTSGHVRIAGRDLRDVTQESLHDAVGVVTQEAHLFHDSIAENLRYAKPDATDAELESALRRAHVWDVVAALPSGMDTVVGDRGYRMSGGERQRLAIARVFLKAPQLVVLDEATAHLDSDSEAAVQAALAEALRGRTSLVIAHRLSTVREADLIVVLDAGRVVETGTHAELLARGGRYAALYRTQFADSPAPSGSEPSTVLAAATAPEPATATA is encoded by the coding sequence ATGTCTTTCCCCTCACCCCTCCCCGGCTCCGGCGGCGGGCGCGGCATGCGCTCGTTCCGCCAGGACTCCTCCGTCGCGTCCCGTCGGCTGCACCGCGGCACGATCCGACGCGTCCTCACGTTCGCCCGGCCCTACCGGCGCCAGCTCGCGGCGTTCCTCGTGCTCATCTCGGTCGACGCCGCGGCGGGCGCGGCCACGCCGCTGCTGTTCCAGCGCATCATCGACGACGGCATCACGGCAGGCGACGTCGGCGTCGTCGTCGCGCTCTCGCTCGTCGCCGCCGGGCTGGCGGTGCTCTCGGGCGCGCTCGGGGTCGCCCAGCGCTGGTTCTCCTCGCGCATCGGCGAGGGCCTCATCGTCGACCTGCGCACGGCCGTCTTCGACCACGTGCAGCGCATGCCGCTCGCCTTCTTCAGCCGCACCCGGACCGGTGCGCTCGTGCAGCGCCTCAACGGCGACGTCCTCGGCGCGCAGCAGGCGTTCACGTCGACGCTCTCGAACGTCTTCTCGAACCTCCTCACCGTCGTGTTCGTCCTCGCCGCGATGCTCTCCATGTCCTGGCAGCTCACGCTCCTCGCCCTGACCCTGCTGCCCGCGTTCGTGCTCCCGGCCCGCTGGGTCGGCAAGCGCCTCGCCGCGATCACGCGCGAGAGCTACGAGCTCAACGCCGAGGCCGCGCAGACCATGAACGAGCGGTTCAACGTCGCGGGCGCCCACCTCGTCAAGGTCTTCGGCGACCCGGCCCGCGAGTCGTCCCGGTTCGCCGCCCAGGCCGGCCGCGTCCGTGACATCGGCGTGAAGCAGGCCATGTACGGCACGGTCTTCCGCGTCGGCCTCACCGTCGTCGCGTCGGTCGCCGTCGCCATCGTCTACGGGCTCGGCGGCGTCATGGCGATCTCGGGCACGCTGACGGTCGGCACCGTCGTCGCGCTCACCGCCTACCTCGGGCGCCTCTACGGCCCGCTCACCGCGATGTCCAACGTCCAGGTCGACGTCATGACCGCGCTCGTGAGCTTCGAGCGCGTGCTCGAGGTGCTCGACCTCGAGCCCACCGTCACCGACGCACCCGATGCCGACGACCTCGCCGACGACGTCGAGCGGCACGGGGCGAGCCTCGAGCTCGACGGCGTGACGTTCCGCTACCCCAGCGCGTCGGAGGTCTCCCTCGCCTCGCTCGAGTCCGTCGCCGTCGAGGGGACCGACCCCACGACCGACACCCTGCGCGACGTCACCTTCTCGGTCCCCGCGGGGGCGATGGTCGCTCTCGTCGGCTCGTCCGGCGCAGGCAAGACGACCGTGTCGCAGCTCGTCACGCGCATGTACGACCCGACCTCCGGGCACGTGCGGATCGCCGGGCGCGACCTGCGCGACGTCACGCAGGAGAGCCTGCACGACGCCGTCGGCGTGGTCACGCAGGAGGCGCACCTCTTCCACGACTCGATCGCCGAGAACCTCCGGTACGCCAAGCCGGACGCGACGGACGCCGAGCTCGAGTCCGCGCTGCGCCGCGCGCACGTGTGGGACGTCGTCGCCGCCCTGCCGTCCGGCATGGACACCGTCGTCGGCGACCGCGGCTACCGGATGTCCGGCGGCGAGCGGCAGCGGCTCGCGATCGCCCGGGTGTTCCTCAAGGCCCCGCAGCTCGTCGTCCTCGACGAGGCGACGGCGCACCTCGACTCGGACTCCGAGGCCGCGGTCCAGGCGGCCCTCGCCGAGGCGCTGCGCGGGCGCACGTCGCTCGTCATCGCGCACCGGCTCTCGACCGTCCGGGAGGCCGACCTCATCGTCGTCCTCGACGCCGGCCGCGTCGTCGAGACGGGCACGCACGCCGAGCTCCTCGCGCGCGGCGGCCGCTACGCCGCGCTCTACCGGACGCAGTTCGCCGACTCACCCGCGCCGTCGGGCAGCGAACCGAGCACAGTCCTGGCCGCTGCCACGGCCCCCGAGCCGGCGACGGCGACCGCCTGA
- the rpsA gene encoding 30S ribosomal protein S1, producing MTISTPAKSAPQVAVNDIGTEEDFLAAVDATIKYFNDGDIVEGTIVKVDRDEVLLDIGYKTEGVIPSRELSIKHDVDPGEVVNVGDAVEALVLQKEDKEGRLILSKKRAQYERAWGTIEKIKEEDGVVTGTVIEVVKGGLILDIGLRGFLPASLVEMRRVRDLQPYVGKEIEAKIIELDKNRNNVVLSRRAWLEQTQSEVRSTFLQTLQKGQVRPGVVSSIVNFGAFVDLGGVDGLVHVSELSWKHIDHPSEVVEVGQEVTVEVLDVDFDRERVSLSLKATQEDPWQTFARTHAIGQVVPGKVTKLVPFGAFVRVEDGIEGLVHISELAVRHVELPEQVVNVGDEVFVKVIDIDLERRRISLSLKQANEGVDPESDDFDPALYGMAAEYDEQGNYKYPEGFDPETNEWLEGFEAQREAWEAEYAKAHERWEAHRKQVAEAVKADFDAASGDSGSSSSSSSSSTSYSSAPAAEATGTLASDEALAALREKLTGN from the coding sequence ATGACCATCTCTACCCCCGCGAAGTCCGCACCCCAGGTTGCCGTCAACGACATCGGCACCGAGGAGGACTTCCTCGCCGCCGTTGACGCGACCATCAAGTACTTCAACGACGGCGACATCGTCGAAGGCACGATCGTCAAGGTGGACCGCGACGAGGTCCTCCTCGACATCGGCTACAAGACCGAGGGCGTCATCCCCTCCCGCGAGCTGTCCATCAAGCACGACGTGGACCCCGGTGAGGTCGTCAACGTCGGCGACGCGGTCGAGGCCCTCGTCCTCCAGAAGGAGGACAAGGAAGGCCGTCTGATCCTGTCCAAGAAGCGCGCCCAGTACGAGCGCGCCTGGGGCACGATCGAGAAGATCAAGGAGGAGGACGGCGTCGTCACCGGCACCGTCATCGAGGTCGTCAAGGGTGGTCTCATCCTCGACATCGGCCTCCGTGGCTTCCTCCCGGCCTCCCTGGTGGAGATGCGTCGCGTCCGCGACCTCCAGCCGTACGTCGGCAAGGAGATCGAGGCGAAGATCATCGAGCTCGACAAGAACCGCAACAACGTCGTCCTCTCGCGCCGCGCCTGGCTCGAGCAGACGCAGTCCGAGGTCCGCTCCACCTTCCTGCAGACGCTGCAGAAGGGCCAGGTGCGCCCCGGTGTCGTCTCCTCGATCGTCAACTTCGGTGCGTTCGTGGACCTCGGCGGCGTCGACGGCCTCGTGCACGTCTCCGAGCTGTCCTGGAAGCACATCGACCACCCGTCCGAGGTCGTCGAGGTCGGCCAGGAGGTCACGGTCGAGGTCCTGGACGTCGACTTCGACCGCGAGCGCGTCTCGCTGTCGCTGAAGGCGACGCAGGAGGACCCGTGGCAGACGTTCGCCCGGACCCACGCGATCGGTCAGGTCGTCCCGGGCAAGGTCACCAAGCTCGTCCCGTTCGGTGCGTTCGTGCGCGTCGAGGACGGCATCGAGGGCCTCGTGCACATCTCGGAGCTGGCCGTGCGCCACGTCGAGCTGCCGGAGCAGGTCGTCAACGTCGGTGACGAGGTCTTCGTCAAGGTCATCGACATCGACCTCGAGCGCCGCCGCATCTCGCTGTCGCTCAAGCAGGCCAACGAGGGCGTGGACCCGGAGTCGGACGACTTCGACCCCGCGCTCTACGGCATGGCCGCCGAGTACGACGAGCAGGGGAACTACAAGTACCCCGAGGGCTTCGACCCGGAGACCAACGAGTGGCTCGAGGGCTTCGAGGCGCAGCGCGAGGCCTGGGAGGCGGAGTACGCCAAGGCGCACGAGCGCTGGGAGGCGCACCGCAAGCAGGTCGCCGAGGCCGTCAAGGCCGACTTCGACGCCGCGTCGGGCGACTCGGGCTCCTCGAGCTCGTCGTCCTCGAGCAGCACGTCCTACTCGTCGGCCCCGGCCGCCGAGGCCACGGGCACGCTCGCGTCGGACGAGGCGCTCGCCGCGCTCCGCGAGAAGCTCACGGGCAACTGA
- a CDS encoding MarR family winged helix-turn-helix transcriptional regulator translates to MTSDASARPARGAVGGPISTDEAGEFLSLLHAALRSVRREASERAEPAGTTPGQYRMLRFLARCDEPCRLGAVASALDVAPRSVTSKVDDAERAGLVRRTPDPHDRRATLVALTPRGREVVAQVGAERSSSAGTLLARLDAAERAELLRLLRAVAGERPDGAHVGDRPEVGSGEQSGAHG, encoded by the coding sequence GTGACGAGCGATGCGAGCGCGCGCCCCGCACGGGGCGCGGTGGGCGGCCCGATCTCCACGGACGAGGCGGGCGAGTTCCTCTCGCTCCTGCACGCGGCGCTCCGGAGCGTGCGCCGTGAGGCGAGCGAGCGCGCCGAGCCCGCCGGGACGACCCCCGGCCAGTACCGGATGCTGCGCTTCCTCGCCCGCTGCGACGAGCCCTGTCGGCTCGGCGCGGTCGCGTCCGCGCTGGACGTCGCGCCCCGGTCGGTGACGTCCAAGGTGGACGACGCCGAACGGGCCGGGCTCGTCCGGCGCACCCCCGACCCGCACGACCGGAGGGCGACGCTCGTCGCGCTCACCCCGCGGGGGCGGGAGGTCGTCGCGCAGGTGGGAGCGGAGCGGTCGTCGAGCGCCGGGACGCTCCTCGCGCGCCTCGACGCCGCCGAGCGCGCCGAGCTCCTGCGGCTCCTGCGCGCCGTCGCGGGCGAGCGACCGGACGGTGCGCACGTCGGCGACCGACCGGAGGTCGGCTCGGGCGAGCAGTCGGGCGCGCACGGCTGA